The stretch of DNA GCATTttgatattacaataatttcatgatgatgatgatgatgatgatgatgatgataataatgccGAAGGATTTTGATACAATGCGATGATACAATGACGCTTTAATACCTAAtcgtttattcttctttttataaataatttcaggTTATTTACGTGATGTAACTGGAAGTTACACCGTATGTTTCCTGTGCATGGGTACATGTATGGTAATGGGAGGTTTGCCTCTTCTATTGGTATTTAATGAAGTATCAAAACCAACGAAGCTGCCCGTTAATAATACTGAAAATAACAATTGTCAAGGAGATCCAAAtgtgaaagaataaaatattttgcaagAGTGTGATATTctttgaagagagagagagagagagagagagagagagagagagagagagagagaacaagagagaaagagagaaagagagagagagagagagaaagagagagagtaaacgTGTATTAGAAAACTAATAAATCGCAGCATTTTTGTCGCTAcacaatttttgtttcttataaatttgttGATAGTCATATCGAATAACAACTTTCTTcatacatttaaaattaatttgacgaattgaaataaattttcgtgTTGTTCTGCATGATCAATCAAATCTAGTtcgaatatttgttattattgttgttcttgttattctaacttattgttgttatttttttttattattattattattattaacttgaaaaattatatatatatatatatatatatatatatatatatatatatatatatacacgcacataaaATTATAACTCAATATTGAACACTATGAAAATACGAGCGTACAGATCACGTcgtgattttatttcaatttgcctttacaatttattatttacatattatttacacGCACATAATGTACAATATTACAtcattaattacattatacatgtgtgtgtgtatatatatatgcatatatatatatatacatatacacacacatatataaagtACAAAATCTTTCATTGATAACAAAATGAAACATGATAATTACATTACAATGATCTTTCCTTTACACAATTtcacattttatattacatatatctatatacatttgtatataattatttcttttgtgtTTTTTATCAGTTGTCTTAGATTAGTCTTATTGATTTtggagatataaatataacgtgTTATCTACCTAAAAGAATGGTAGAAAAAAGTTtgaataaatagagaaattcTATTAGCAAAAATCACAGatagaaaagaacaagaaaaaaaaaaaaaaaaaaaaaaagacaaaaaaaaaacaagaaaaatatttctttgtaaaatatgtatatacatagagaatATTTCACtttgttaatttaaattatattgctTTGTGATGTGTGTTTGACGTTATTCAAAACATCGAAGACATtcatttaatgttattatctttagacGAAAGTATTTGTACGATCAAAACACATCTTATAATcccataattatatatgtacatcttCCACCCAGATAAATTCATGAAGGCTTCCATGCCACTAccctcattttattattaagctCTTGTAAAATAAGAGAACATGTTAACTGTTTCTCAGGAGATAAGCCACTAATTCCTTCCatttcatcgtcgtcatcgcccAATCCAGAACTACTACCATTTTTACCTTTTCCtttgccttttctttttttctttttatttaattgacgACAATCTATATCACTGGAGGTATCCGCAGCACGtcttatctaaaaaaaaaaaaaaaaaaaaagaaaagaaaaaaaaaataaaaaaaaataaaactgtaatatttttttaaatacgtctTATAGATCATATCACTCATTAAGGTAATTTTACATTtagtatcattaaaataacataatgAGTTTAATCATCGTAAAACATTGAATTTAATGTTTCATAAAATTGCAACAAATACcgtatgaattttttattatgataatattatgatattatgattatagataaatatattaatagatatatgtgtatagaaAATACCTTAgaactttttttcgtttgtttatcATATTCTAAAGCATCATAATAATTTGGCTTTTCACGTTTGATGCGATTAGTTCTTCTCGTTTTCATAACTCCATTGTCAGGACTAGGAGGACTTTTGATGGAATTACGTCGtgcattaaaaaatgaatgcCCACATGGACAAGCTTTACAAGCGACGGGTAcctggaggaaaaaaaaaatattaaattaacgctaaaaaatataaaaattaacgctacaaataatattatttcagtaTAATGAGGTATACTTTTTATTCACttcagagaaaaaataaaaaaaaaaaaaaaaaaaacaaaaaagaaaaaaaaagaaacaaaaaagaaacaaaaaaaaatgaaaaggaaaaaagaaatccataaaaattaatcgtatgtgtacaatagaaaaaaaaaaaataatatgttttataaaaatgattgtaaTCAATCATTTACGATTAGTATAAATGtagtattaatatcaaatatcaatTTAGGTTATGTTCAGGATATTGTTaagatttcatataaaaaagtttaatttaaaaaaaaaaaaaaaaataaataaataaataaataaaacaattattttattatacgttttataaaatttattataccgATTAAAAAATACCATTCCAATTGAAATATAAGAAGCATCATATTCCtctagacaaaaaaaaaatttgataccTTCCTTTATATTGCGTCtaatatatgaaaagaaaaatattaaattaaattacctGTTGTTCACATTTAGGACAACCCTTGCTaatagtttttgtttttcccatAATTAACAcaaacacacgcacacacaacgttaaatataaattctttctatctaaATTTGCTACGGGTATAACCCATTAAATGGCTAAATGATGTAcgttaaaaaatcattatggCAAACTTCTTTCTAAAACGActaaattaactttattttaagaacaccacatattatatatacaaataacattatttgtaGTTTCTATTTTGTCTGCTAGATGACAGTTCTCACAACACAAGAACAGACCAATCAACGATTATCTATCTCCTATTTGCCtgtattgtcattgttattgattgaataataaaagaaaaaagaatgatatatatatatatatatacatatacatatatacacacacacacacgcacacacatatacatatagtaaataattacatatgaTCGATTTCTACATTTGAATTAATTCATATCATTAATGTTTATCGTTCATCGTCCATAGCGTATGCGACATCAGCGACAAGTATGgataaaatatgaactacgagcacaataaaaaaaaaaacagtctCCACTATGTATCTATAATAggttattacaataaaatcatcgaaattattaattattttgatctTAGACGTttgttaagagaaaaagaatgaaagaaagagagctgCGATGTTTTCTCGTCGGAATGTAAAAGAAGATTGGATCGAGAAAGCTCAAAATCAGTCAAACACTTGTTTTTGTCGATATTAAATGTAGTCTACAACGTAAAAATCAAAACTAAactacatttaaatattatattaaaataatattatattaaatgccTGTTACGATTTGTGTAATGTTTAACTAATTagattattgtttaaatattagtttattgtaCTCTGTGTACATTATACatcgtttaaaataattattaaaattaccaAAAGTATTAATTGTTTAATCTTGAACGTTTTGAAAGAGACAGCTACAATAATTCCTCGTCGAAATGCGAAAGAAGACTGGATCGTTAAGGCTATTCACTACTTTTTATTCGAAGCGTCTGTGACTTCAGCGACAggtatggacaaaatatgaactacgaATATAAGCGGAAAACATTATCCCCACCATGCGTTTATCGTATCGGTTTATAAACTTATTTGGTTATATTTCTCTACGCGtacaaaataattgatttcatttagagtagagtaaataatttaataaactgTAAATGCTTTTTAAtctcttatatgtatatctttttatatgataatatgaGTCTTGTTAAATGATTCATGCTAGATACGACATTGATAGGCATTTGTttcacgttaaaaaaaaaaaaacaaaaaagcataaagaataataaatataattaacacatatgataatacataaatttacgaattctaaaaaaatcatctttaaatttaattatatcttatctATTGACCTGTAGAAATATTACTGGCAAATACAAAGTGTTATTACTTTAGTGGTATTTAATcggaaattaaattgaatggattttgaaaatacattgaaatatgcAGCCTGGCGGTAATTGCGTTGTATTGtgatttataatttgattttaatatattgcaACTATTACCGATCCAAGTCCCATTACGTGGAAATTACTGCATCTGGAGATTCACGGGCTAACGGTGATTCTATTCTAAAATCCACGTTTTCGAGATAAATCGAATTTTctcatttcgtatttcgagGAATAAACATCGAGATACACTCATTCCGTATCTCTGTATTTAATCATCTTATAGATatgaacattttataattatttaaataatgtacAATACACTTGGAGTACTTTGAGGttataattaaacgatattacatttcgtaaagTATCGTATAGTTTTTAAGACGCATTGGACTTGGAGTATTATTCTTTCGTCATACGTCGATCGTTCAATGTCAACAAGAAGGAACAATTAAAGGAACGTACGAGTTATCACACGTCAGTCTCCTTTCGTACTCCGAGGAATAAACATCGAGATACACTCATTCCGTACCTCtgtatttaatcattttatagatatgaacattttataattatttaaataatgtacAATACACTTGGAGTACTTTGAGGttataattaaacgatattacatttcgtaaagTATCGTATAGTTTTTAAGATGCATTGGACTTAAAGAGACTTTTATAATCTGAGGAATAAACGTCAAAAtagcattattttatattttaagcatttttattattaaaatcgagaTAGAAATTttgcacttttttcttttctaaagttctattaaattcgtaattttattttagtataatcaagttttacatttaaatcgattaatttactTTAGTAACATATAAACAATAGATTATTCTTAGAAACATTACAAAGATCGTAAAGATacaatcgatataaaataaattcgattcaCTCTCTTGACAAACGTAAAAAATACGAACTCGgaagtatataattaataaataaaattattttattaatatttattagacGCTAACATTTCCATTTAACGTTTGAGAGATTTAAATTTTTGCTAAGCTTATGTCATCTCAGGAATTAGAAGAGAATTTTTAGAGTAGAGTTTTTTTTTAGCTCGTGATAAAACctgtttgtaataatttaagtaattattttaaattaattgttttacactttaatttttgatatacCGAAAGTACGATCTTAAGTCATgcttaataatacattatatctGAATCTGACTGATGTTAGAGGATGAAACTTTCAGTAAAAGAGATTTCACCTACCTCTTATGTTAACTATGAACCTTGAAACTTTCAAAAAGGAAAGTCATCTTGGTACGCAGGATTTTAGAGTAAAGTCAATCCTACCTCATGAATCTTTATTAACACCAACTTCCACGCAATGTGATTCTAAGTCGGTATTTACTTATAgtatatagaattttaaaGTTAAATCATATGCAATTATTTACCAAGCAAATGGCTGCATGTCTTTACACATCtccaaaatattatatatatatacatacacacaaacattaATCCAAAGTTATGAACAGAAGTTTGAAAATTTGTATTGTTTTAGTATGGTTTCGTAATAAAtttagggaaaaaaaaatatatatatgaatacgaTTGTTTCATTGCAATTTTGAGCAACGAAGAAACtattacgattaaaatgtaagcttttagaaaaattatattacatcttaattgtttttcaatttttattattataaattgaaattgcAATAGAttaaaacaaagtaaaatattcatttatatgtctttaataaagatctgctaaatattttcaattaatttcaattaaagaCTTGTTATTCATTGCAaggtatgtgtgtatatatatatatatattggtttaatttaaaaagaataaaaatttgatcaaATTAAAGTAAGATAattagtagaaaaaaaaataaagaaaaaaaaaaaaaaaactttaaaaaattatgacagaacatatattattttctatttttctttttcaatttattaatcaataattaaacattattattattattattattattatttttttttttttccatttgaaataatatcatgGACTATTAAAAATGTGTGTGTTTCTAAACGACAAACTGttaacacattttttttttatccctttgGCACACATTATTTAGAGCGCAAagataaaactttttcaaacATAATTTGATTCTCTTTAACCAATGATATTATGACGGGTAAACTTCTATAATAGGACAACATTGGaagtaatatgtatgtacattgtgTATATTCGCATGAGTCATATTAATGTGATTATGGACAAAACTTTGTTAAATACACAAAGAATATCACatacatttataacaatatatttgaatttattctaAATGTACAAAGACCACACTATTGTACGCCTAATTTTTGTAGTTCGTATCAATCCCCGTTGGATGAAAAACACATATCAGTCACAATGTTTCAGAAATCATTTTGATACAAGTTATAAATGCAACACGATCATAAATATACTTTCACTACCAACATATTCAAGGatatgttttttgttctttttttggtttttttttggtttttttttcttttttttttcttttttttttttccaacgcagtatacaataattttatatcttctcatctgttattactattctgCACAATAaggatatatttatacttatttatttttttcaagcaTATTATTTTATGGTTCGCTAAAGGACAGTCCGGTGTGGTTTTTGTCATTTATGATCTATCTTGTGTGTCGCGatagtttttaataataaaatgcatttgaaaattttcaaaaaaactaaataaaggatcaaaggaataaaaattgaaaactaATTACGTAACTCATAATTTCAAATGTTCAAACTCTTTTAAATACATTCGTAATTGATCACTTCCATTTTACACTAGAAGAATAGTTTAAAATTTAAGAATTTAAGTATACTTATTATACCAAGTACATAAATTACTAAAATATGTTAACTTCTTTATATAATTgcaaaaatcataatatttttctctctctttctccttcttcctgtTTATTTCAAactacaaaatattaaatttgtatgcACTTTGATTGTGAGCATGAAGCTtccaaaattgaaatattgattaaaaatttatataaattcttatttatataattatataaatttatataaatttatacaatttaaataaatttatatgaattattgttttatatatatttataatgttacaCATTGACATCATTTAATTAGTCAATATGTAACACATaattcgtttttaatattgatgTCAATGGATAGAGAGAACCATGTAAAAACCGATAGGCTGTTATAACATAACAATGTTATGTACATGCACAAATTGTCTTTACACaactatttataaattaatatagtattataaatgcctaaaatattattactaaacAAGCATTTTCTCGTTGTTAAATTGCCATTAAACTGCTTATTACCAAAAGACcagataaaaacaaagaatgaCTTTGCGTACAAATTCattagtataaatatttttatacgtatcATTCTCTAAATGATAAAAGctctttaaattataaaagatctGATAACAGTACACATACTCTCtgttaaatgttattatcaaattgtcaaataactttgatatattttg from Vespa crabro chromosome 11, iyVesCrab1.2, whole genome shotgun sequence encodes:
- the LOC124428090 gene encoding UPF0547 protein C16orf87-like — its product is MGKTKTISKGCPKCEQQVPVACKACPCGHSFFNARRNSIKSPPSPDNGVMKTRRTNRIKREKPNYYDALEYDKQTKKSSKIRRAADTSSDIDCRQLNKKKKRKGKGKGKNGSSSGLGDDDDEMEGISGLSPEKQLTCSLILQELNNKMRVVAWKPS